Below is a genomic region from Desulfuromonas sp..
GCGTCCCGATTGTCAGTCATCACCAGAATCCTACCCTTTCCACTCGTCAACAGCTGGTGCTGCCTGTTGATCTCCTTGAGCGCCAGCAGTAAGCTCGACGGACAAACCTGACCGCGGATATCGATTTCAATAATTTCGGACGCCATGATCTGTCTCTCCTCACTCCCCTCCGACAAGCACTCGCTCAAGCATCAATCCTCCCAGCCATGAGCCGGGAAGCAGCCCGATCACGAACAACAGGCTCTGCAAGCTCAACATCGGGACTCCCCCAAGCAGATGCCAGATATTGCATCCGGGAGTCATCCGTGAGCCCAGCGCCATGACCACAC
It encodes:
- a CDS encoding sulfurtransferase TusA family protein; this encodes MASEIIEIDIRGQVCPSSLLLALKEINRQHQLLTSGKGRILVMTDNRDAIATIPAAVENMGFGADVEKKDGYYRILVGN